GGAGCCGTCGCCGAAGAAGGCCGCGTATGGCGGCCCGGCGAAGCTGCCCGAGAAACTCGACGTGGACGGCACCACCATCGTCGTCGGGGATCCGGAGGCCCCGGTCACGGTGCATCTCTACGAGGACCCACGCTGCCCCGTCTGCCAGGAGTTCGAGGTGACCGGCGGTGGACCGGCCCTCCGCGCCCTGACCCGGCGGCGCGAGACGAAGACCGAGTACACCTTCGCGTCGTTCCTCGACGAGAAGGCGGGTGGCGGTGGCTCGAAGAGAGCCGTCAACGCTCTGCGCGCCGCGCTGGAAGCCGGAAAGTTCGCCGAGTACCACGCCGTGCTCTACCGGCACCAGCCGGCCGAAGCCGTTGACGGCTACACCACCGCGTTGCTGCTGAAACTTGCCGGCAAGGTGGCCGGACTGCGCGGCCCGGCATTCGACTCCGCCGTCAAGACCATGAGGTACCGCGCGTTCGTCGACCGATCCGAGCGGGCCTTCGATCGGGCCGGTGAAGCTACCCCCCGCGGCCTGGGCACGCCCACGGCAGTGATCAACGGCGTGCAGCTGCCCGAGGAGTACTTCGGGATGCTCTTCGATCGGAAGGCGCTCACCCGGTTCCTCCGACTGATGAGGTATCAGCCGGAGCAATGGCCGTCCTGAGGGGCTCCTTGTCGATCTGGTGTGAGCCAGATGAGGGTGCCGGCGAGGGGGCGTACGCGTGCGGGTGCGCCTCAGCCGGTGCCGGCCAGGCGACGCATGATCGTCATGAGTGCGTCGGGCGGGGAGATGCTCATCGTCCGGCTTTCCTGGTCGAAGAGCGTGATCGATGTCAGGGCGCCGGCGCGCCACCAGAACACCCGAGGGGAGAGGCGTCCGGGGCCATCCTCGTAGGCGCCCTGCCCGAACTGTGCCAAGGCGTTGACGGCCTCGGCCACGTGCTTGTCGGTGAGCGGGTAGAAGACGAGGTTGTGCCGGTTCGAGACGACCAGGAGCACACCCTCGTCCGGTATCTCGGGGCCGCCGGCGGCCCGCACCGCCTCGTCGAAGACGAGCACCGTGCCGGCCGCGAACACCGACTCCGTGTGGCCGAGGAGGTGGAGGACCGCGCCACCGGGGAGATCGACGGTGTCGTAGTTGACCGGCTCGCTGAGCAAGTTGGTACGCGCGGCGGCCGCGAGGGTGTCCCACTCGACGAGGGCCACGTCGCGGTCTCTTGGTGGACAGGTTTGTCGAGACCATCTGTCCAGCCAGGAGCCTCACGGTCTGTATCCGGGTAGGCGGGCTGCGGGCCAAGTAGGTGCCGGAGGTGGGCTCAAGCTGCCGATCAGCCGTCTGTGGCGGGCGAGGCGGGGCCGTGCATGGCCTACGTGGCTTCGCGGGACGCGGCAACCGCGAGGTCGTCGCGGGCCGCACACCGTATCCTCGCTGCTCGCAGCCCCAGGAACGCCAGCAGCCCGAAGGGCGACAGCACGATCGTGAAGGCGAGCAGGGGCCCCATCAGCAGGGCGGGGATCCTGAGCCGTCTTGCCTCCCGGTACATCCACTGCCCGATGAGGAGATCCCAGGCGATGACCTGCGACCAGATGGCTCCCGCGCCGTCCGAGAGTGCCGTCAGCTCGCGGAAGGTGCCGAGGTCCGGGCTGCTGACCGCGGTCCAGAGTTCGGGCAACACCGGGACGGCAAGCGCGAGATAGATGAGCAGTACGGGCACCACGGTCACCGGTGACCCGGCGATGCGGGCGGTCGGCCCCCACGCGGGGACGAAGATCATGAGTAGCCAGACGGGTGCGGCCAGCCAGAAGGAGAGCTCAAAGAGGAATCCGGTCATGACGCGAGTTCCTGCGGGGCACTGGCGTCTTCGGCAGTTGGCCTGCCCGCAAGGGGAGTCGGAACCCGCAGCGATCCGTACGTCCCGAGAATGACGGCCACCAGAATCAGGCCGGCCACCCTCAGCGTCACGCTGTCCGGCCGGAGCAGCGGCTGACCCCGCAGCGCCTGCCAGAGGACCAGAGCGAAGGCGGCGGTGTAGCCGCCCGAGGCGAGCAGCATCAGGCGCAACCGTACCCGGCCGTCGGCAAGGCGGGGCAAGCGCGGTGCGAGGGCGGTCAGCACCATGACCAGCAGCGGCAGGAGCTGCAGTGCATGCATGCCGACGAAGTGCGGGATCCGCAGATCTCCGCCGGTCGTCGACCAGCCGGTCAGCGGCATGGAGGGACCGCCGTCCGGCACGCCCACGCTGTGCGCGCCGACCACCTTGGAGACGCCACGCCGCTGCCCCGGCGCGGGCTGGGTCATCAGGAATCCGACGGCAGCCCCGGCCAGCGCCAGGACGATGCCCGAGCGCATCGCCCAGGCGGACGCACGGTCGGCGATTCGGGCACGGAGCAACAGCACGGCGACGGCGAGCGTGCCGAGCCACAGAATGACGACCGTGACGGCCATCACGTTGAACAGCGCCTCGTCGAAGGGTGTTTCGTGGTTGAAGTGGCTGCGCTTCCCGCGCATCGCCTGCCCGACGATGATCACCATCTCGACGAGGCCGGCCAGCGCGACGACCGTCCCCGCCCACCATCCCGCGCGTCGACCTCGGGGGAGAAGCGAAAGCATCCAGGCCAGGGAGAGGCAGTACGCCACGAAGGAGACCGAGAACTTGAACGGCTTGAACCAGATCGGCGCGCCCACCAGCACGCGGTCGTCGGCGACGAGCCCCACGGCCGATACGGCCGCCATCACCGCCATTGCCACCGAGAACAGCACCAACGGCCGGTGCCACGACCGCCATGGAGCCGACGGCCACCGCGACGGCACAGACCACGAAGACGGAAATAACGAAGACATAGCTCCCCCTCATGGATAGCGGCACTATCCGCTATCTGATAGCGCAACTATCTATGATGGGAGGCGAAGTCGGCAAGCGCCGGCGAGGTGAGCGGGGCGAAGTCGAGGAGTGAACCGGCAGTGCGAATCGGAGAGTTGAGCCGAACAACCGGAGTGCCGGTGCCGACGATCAAGTACTACGTCCGTGAAGGGCTGCTGCCTCCGGGCGAGCTGACCAGCCCGAATCAAGCGACCTACGGCGAGGCCCACGAGCGCCGGCTGCAACTCATCCGCGCCCTGCTCGATGTGGGCGGCATGAAGGTGGCCGAAATCGCGGACGTACTGACCGCCATCGACGATCCGGTGCGTCCGCTGCACAAAGTGCTCGGCGCTGCCGCGGACCGTCTCGGTAACACGAACATCGAGCGCGACGACACCGAGTCGGCGGCCGCGCATGCCGTCGTCGCCGACCTCATCTCCCGGCGTGGCTGGCGGACGCACGAGTCGGACCCCGCCGCGGCCGACCTGTCCATGGCCCTTTCCTCCATGGCCCGGTTGGGGCACGGGGCGTTCGTCGAAGTGCTCGACGACTACGCCGACGCCGCCGAGCAGGTCGCCCGCGCCGACCTCGGGTATGTGGACCGGCGGGTGTCGGTCGAGGACATGGTGGAGAGCGTGGTGATCGGAACCGTACTGGGTGAGGCGGTGTTCAGCGCACTGCGCAGGCTGGCCCATGTGGACGCCTCGGCGAAGCTGTACGGCGCGGAGGGGCCGCCGGAGCGGAAGACGAGCTGACCCCACGCACGTGGGAAAAGGCTCATTACCTCGGTGCGGCATGGCGTTGTGCGTGGCGACGGCACGGCCGCTGACTCGCCTCCACCAGGACTGGTCAGGCGCATCGGCGCGGGCCAGGGCATCGTGGTCCTCTTGCGCCACCACGCCAAGTTCCTGGACGGCGTGCGGGAACAGCGAACCACCCATCGAGCAGTCCATGCAGGAGGGGGACCGCATCAGCCGGGGTGCGGTGCCCGGGGCCTGAGCCGGGGCTGTGGTCCGCGACTGGTCCGAAGCGCTGGCCAGGAGCAGGATGGCCGAGGGAGGAACCGGGAGTTACCGCGTACACCGGGCCCGACTGTGAGCGGGCCGGGGAAGAGGCGCCCGACAGGCGAAAGCCCAGTTCAGGCGCCTCTTCTTGGGCGTCTAGAAGAAGCCGAGCTTCTTCGGGGAGTACGACACCAGCAGGTTCTTCGTCTGCTGGTAGTGATCCAGCATCATCTTGTGGTTCTCCCTGCCGATCCCGGACTGCTTGTAGCCGCCGAAGGCCGCATGGGCCGGGTAGGCGTGGTAGCAGTTGGTCCACACCCGGCCGGCCTGGATGGCGCGGCCCGCGCGGTAGGCGGTGGAGCCGTCGCGGGTCCAGACGCCCGCGCCGAGGCCGTAGAGCGTGTCGTTGGCGATGCCGATCGCGTCGTCGAAGTCGCTGAACGGGGCCACGGCGACCACCGGGCCGAAGATCTCCTCCTGGAAGACCCGCATCTCGTTGTTGCCCTCGAAGATCGTCGGGCGGACGTAGTAGCCGCCCTCCAGTTCGCCGCCGAGCTCGGCGCGGGAGCCGCCGGTCAGGACGCGGGCGCCCTCCTTCTGGCCGATGTCGAGGTAGGAGAGGATCTTCTCCAGCTGGTCGTTGGAGGCCTGCGCGCCGATCATGGTGTCGGTGTCCAGCGGATGGCCCTGGACGATCTTCTCCGTGCGCGCCACGCCGGCTTCCAGGAAGTCCTGGTAATGACCGCGCTGGATCAGCGCCCTGGACGGGCAGGTGCACACCTCGCCCTGGTTGAGGGCGAACATGGTGAAGCCTTCCAACGCCTTGTCGTGGAAGTCGTCCACCGCGGACGAGACGTCGTCGAAGAAGATGTTGGGGCTCTTGCCGCCCAGTTCGAGCGTCACCGGCCGCAGGTGTTCGGAGGCGTACTGCATGATCAGGCGGCCGGTGGTGGTCTCGCCGGTGAAGGCGACCTTGGCGACCCGGGGGCTGGACGCCAGCGGCTTGCCGGCCTCGGCACCGAAGCCGTTGACGATGTTGACCACACCGGGCGGCAGCAGGTCCGCGACCAGGCTCATCCAGTAGTGCACGGACGCGGGGGTCTGTTCGGCCGGTTTGAGGACGACGGCGTTGCCCGCGGCAAGTGCCGGGGCGAGCTTCCAGGTCGCCATCAGGATGGGGAAGTTCCAGGGGATGATCTGGGCGACGACCCCGAGCGGTTCGTGGAAGTGGTACGCGACGGTGTCCTCGTCGATCTCCGACAGGGAGCCTTCCTGGGCGCGGATGGCGCCCGCGAAGTAGCGGAAGTGGTCGATGGCGAGCGGGATGTCGGCCGCCAGCGTCTCCCGTACGGGTTTGCCGTTCTCCCAGCTCTCCGCGACCGCCAGCGCCTCCAGATTGTGTTCCATCCGGTCGGCGATCTTGTTGAGGACGGTGGCGCGTTCGGCGGCGGCCGTACGGGCCCAGCCGGGCGCGGCCGCGTGCGCCGCGTCCAGGGCGCGCTCGACGTCCTCGGCGGTGCCCCGCGCCACCTCGGTGAACGGCTGGCCGTTGACCGGGGTCGGGTTCTCGAAGTACCGGCCCAGTGCGGGCGCCACGAACTCGCCGCCGATCCAGTGGTCGTAGCGGGGCAGGTAGCTCATGACGGCATCGGCGGAACCCGGGCTGGCGTAACGGGCCATGGTGCGGCCTCCCAATCGCTCTCGGCGCGGTGCCCGCCACTCCCGTGTGACGGGCGTTGTGCGCAGGCTATGGCGGGGGAGGTTGCGTGAACGTTGCGACGCGCGCGGCGGCGGGCGCGGGCACGGCGCGCGAGGAGGCGCCGGTCGTCAGGCCGTACGCCGCCCGCAGCCGGTCCGCGGTCGCCATCGGTGCGCTGCGGGCCGGGGAGCGTTCCGGGAGGGTGTCCACCAGGGTTTCCCAGACCTCCAGGTCGTCCTCGCCCCAGGGGGTGCGCGACCACTCGCGCAGCAGCGCGGGGTCGCGGGCGGCGAGCAGCGTACGCCGGAGCCGGTCCTCCAGCGCGCCGCGCAGCCGCTGTACACCGGGCGCCTCCGACAGCGGCAGCAGCGGGCCGCGGTACGCGCCCAGCGCGGAGCGCACCTCGCCGGCGTCCAAGGCCTCCCCGACGGCGGACAGATCGGTCTCGACGGGCCGGCTCAGCCGGTACGGACGCGAATGCAGCAGCGTGCCGACGAGATGACGCAGCCGGGACAGCTCGGCCCGCAGCGTCACCGGGCGCATCTCGCGCTCGCCGTACAGCAGCACCGAGAGCTGATCACCCGTCAGCCCGTCGGGGTGCCGGGCCAGCAGCACCATGATCTCGCTGTGGCGCCGGCCGAGCCGCAGCCGCTGCCCGTCCACCACCAGCAGCGCCTCGTCCCGGCCGAGAGCCGACAGACAGACGCCCAACTCGGGTACATCAGAGGCGAGATGGGCTTCCGCGGCGCGTGCGGTGGCCTGGACGAGCGCCAGGCTGTGGGGGCTCGCCAGATGGTCGCCGCCGGTGATGTCGACCGCGCCCAGCAGCCGTCCGGTCCGCGGATCGTGCAGTGGGGCGGCGGCGCACGTCCAGCGCTGCACCTGCCGGTTGTAGTGCTCGGCGGCGAAGATCTGAACGGCGTGATCGGCGGCGAGCGCGGTGCCCGGGGCATTGGTGCCGGCGTGCCGTTCATCCCAGCGGGCGCCGGCCACGAAGTTCATCCGCTCGGCGCTGCGCCGCACCCCGCGGTGCCCTTCCACCCACAGCAGCCGTCCCTGCGGATCGCAGACGGCCAGCAGATGCGCGCCGTCCTGCGCGAAACTGCCCAGCAGCTCCCGGAAGACGGGCATCGCGCGGGCCAGCGGGTGCCCGTTCCGGTAGGCGCCCAGGGCGGCCTCGTCCAGCTCGATGGGTGCGGCGCCGTCCGCCGCGGCCCGGGCGTCGGCGGAGCGGCGCCAGGAGTCGGCGACCACCCGGCGGACCGGTGGCGCGACGGTCCCGTCGCTGAGGAAGGCGGCATGGGCCCGGCGCACCGTGCGCGTGCGCTCCACCGGATCGGTACCGGTCTCCATCGCCAGCCAAGGGTTGACCACGTGTCACCTCTTCACCTGCGGCTCGTCGCTTACGGGCGATGGTGCTCGTACGGGACGGGAGCGTAAACCCCGCGGGCGCGCCGGGTCACCCACGGGCGTCACCACGGTCACCACGTGCGCAGCCGTCACCGTGGTCACCGTGCGCGCAGCCGTCATCGGCGAGCGCGGCCGTGCCGGTGACGGGCGCGGCCGCCGGGCCCGGCCGCTGCCGTACGACGGGCGGGCGGGAGGCCGCCGCCTCCCGCCCGCCCGGTTCCGCTCCTGCCGCCTACCTGATCGCCTTGATCAGCTCACCGCCCGCGGTGTCACCGCTCAGCTCCCAGAAGAACGTGCCGCCCAGGCCCTGTGCGTCCTTGTAGGCCATCTTCGTGCCGATGGTCCCCGGGGTGTCATAGCTCCACCACTGGTCGCCGCACTTCGCATAGGCGGTGCCGCCGACCTTGCCGGTGGCCGGGCAGCGGCCCTTGAGCACCTTGTAGTCGTCGATACCGGCCTCGTACGTGCCCGGTGCCGCGCCGGTCGCGCTGCCACCCGGCGCATCCTGGGTGACTCCCGACCAGCCACGGCCGTAGAAGCCGATCCCCAGCAGCAGCTTGCCCGCCGGAACACCGAGGCCCTTGAGCTTGGCGATGGTGTCGGTGCTGTTGAAACCGGCCCTCGGGATGCCGCTGTACGCCGTCAGCGGGGAGTGCGGCGCCGTCGGGCCCTTGGCGTCCCAGGCCCCGAAGTAGTCGTACGTCATCGGGTTGTACCAGTCGACGTACTGCGCCGCGCCGGCGTAGTCGGCCGCGTCGATCTTGCCGCCGGGCGAGGCGTCCGCGGTGATCGCCGCGGTCACCAGACTGCTCTGGCCGAACGCCGACCGCAGGGCCCGCATCACCTTGGTGAAGGCGTCCCGGCCGCTGGTGTCGCAGGTCAGACCGCAGGCGTTGGGGTACTCCCAGTCGATGTCGATGCCGTCGAAGACATCCGCCCAGCGCCTGTCCTCGACCAGGTCGAGGCAGGACCGGGCGAACGCATCGGGGCTCTTGGCGGCCTCACCGAAGCCACCCGACCAGGTCCAGCCGCCGAACGACCAGATCACCTTGAGGCCCGGGTGCAGTTTCTTGAGCTTGCGCAGCTGGTTGAAGTTGCCGCGCAGTGCCCCGTTGTCCCAGGTGTCCGCCTTGCCGTCGACGCTCTGGTCGGCGGTGTAGGCCTTGTCGTAGTCGGCGTAGGAGTCGCCGATGGCGCACCTGCCGCCCTGGACGTTGCCGAAGGCGTAGTTGATGTGGGTCAGCTTGGCCGCCGAGCCCGAGGTCTCGATGTTCTTGACGTGGTAATTGCGGTCGTAGACACCCCAGTTGGTGAAGTATCCGACGACCTTGTTGCCCGCCGCGGCGGCCTTCGGGGCGGGCGCGGCAGCCGCGGACGGGTGGTGTGCGGCGGGGGCGGCGGCCGGGTCGGCGGCGGCCGGCCCGGCGAGCAGGGTGCCGGCCAGTGCCGCCGTACACAGCGCGGTGGCGGCGGCGATCACTGTGCGTGGTGAACGCATCCGGTGCGGTCTGAGCATGCTGTCTCCTCGGAGGGGGGCGAGGGGTGGAGCCTGACCTGCGTCCGAATTGGCATGAACGCGTTGAACGTTGGGGGAGAAGGTAGAAGGACTAGACCAGTGCGTCAATGGTTCGGACCAATACGGTGACCGGGCGGTGCGGGGCCGATTGCCGCAGGCCGTGATGATCAACCCGTGACGCGAGGCCGCCGATCGGGCATACTCCTAGCGCCACCGCCGCAGGTCATCGCCTTCCGCAACCCGGAAAGCGATCATCGGCCTGGCACGACGAAACCGGCGCCGCCGCCCACCCTGCGCGTGTCGCCGCAGCGCCCGACAGGGAGGAGAGCGCCGCCATGACCGAGTACGGCCCCCGGCCGGTGGACCGCAGGCTGCCCACGGAGGAAGCCCGCGACCTGTTGACCCTCGTACGCGAGCTCGCCGAGCGCGAGATCAGGCCAACGGCCGCCGAGGAGGAGGACGCCGGCCACTTCCCCCGTGAGACCTTCACCCTGCTGTCGGAATCCGGACTGCTCTCGCTGCCCTATGACGAGGAATTCGGCGGTGGCGGCCAGCCCTACGAGGTCTACCTCCAGGTCCTGGAAGAGCTCGCCGCCGCCCGGCTCACCGTCGGCCTCGGCGTCAGCGTGCACACCCTCGCCTGCCACGCGCTCGCCGGATACGGCACCAAGGAGCAGCGCGCCGAACACCTGCCGGACATGCTCGGCGGCGGACTCATCGGCGCGTACTGCCTCTCCGAGCCCTCCTCGGGCTCCGACGCCGCCTCCCTGACCACCCGGGCGACCCGGGAGGGCGACACCTGGCGCCTGGAGGGCACCAAGGCCTGGACCACCCACGGAGGCGTGGCCGACTTCTACACCGTGCTGGCCCGTACGGGCGGCAGCGGCGCCCACGGCATCACGGCCTTCCTCGTGCCCGGCGACGCCGAAGGCCTCAGCGCCGCGGCGCCCGAGCGCAAGATGGGTATGAAGGGTTCCCCGACGGCCCAGCTGCACTTCGACGCCGTCCGCGTCCCCGACTCCCGCCGCCTCGGGGACGAGGGGCAGGGCTTCGCCATCGCCCTGTCCGCCCTGGACTCCGGGCGCCTGGGCATCGCGGCCTGTGCCGTCGGCGTCGCCCAGGCCGCGCTGGACGAGGCGCTTGCCTACACCGCCGAGCGGCAGCAATTCGGCCGCCCGATCGTCGACTTCCAGGGCCTGCGCTTCATGCTCGCCGACATGGCCACCCAGATCGAGGCCGGCCGCGCCCTGTATCTCACCGCCGCCCGGCTGCGCGACGCCGGTCTGCCGTTCTCCAAGGAAGCGGCGATGGCCAAGCTGTTCTGCACGGACACCGCGATGCGGGTGACCACCGACGCAGTCCAGCTCCTCGGCGGCTACGGCTACACCCTCGACTTCCCGGCCGAGCGCTATATGCGTGAGGCCAAGGTCCTGCAGATCGTCGAGGGCACCAACCAGATCCAGCGGATGGTCATCGCCCGCCATCTCGCGGGCCCCGAGACGCGCTGAGCGGAGGCGGGGCGGGGCGGAGGCGGGCCCGGACGTTGCCGGGGCGGGCCCGCTTGCCGGGCCCGGCCTCGCCCGCACGCCCCACGCCCCGCACGCTCCTCGCCCGCGTCCGTGCCGCCCCGTCGGTCCGCTCGCCCGCCCCTCAGGCCTCCCGGCCTCAGCCCACCAGCCCCTTGAGCCCCGTGGCCGTCCCGAGCGCGACCACCAGGGTGCCGGGCGTGCGGGCCGGCTCCCGCGCCACGGCGGACCCGACGGCGGAGGACGGCTCCAGGATCAGGCCCTGCGCCGCCAGCCTCCGGTGTTCCGCCCCGATCGCCTCGTCGTCCAGCGCCACGGCCGTTCCCGCGGTGCGCCACAGCGCGTCGAGCCCCTGCCAGCAGGGCCGCTCCTCCCCGAGGGAGAACGCCACCGTGGGCCGGGCCGCCACCCGTGTGCGCTCCTGGTCCGCGCGGTCCGGGCAGCGCAGCGCGGCGGTGAACGGCGCCGCGGCGGACGGCTCCGCGGCCACCAGCCGGGGCTCGTGTGCGATCAGTCCCGCGGCCGCCAACTCCCGGAAGCCGCGGCCGACTCCGGCCAGCAGATCCGCCCGGCTGGTGGGCACCACCACCACGTCGATCCGCCGCCCGGCAAAGTCCCGCGCCAGCTCGTAGGCGACCGACTTGTACCCCTCGTTGGCGTACGGATTCCCGCCCGGCGACGGCGAGGAGTAGCTGGTCAGCGGGTACCAGTGGTGCTCCTCGACGGCCTTGGCCATCGCCGCGTTGCGGGCGGCGGTGCTGCCCGGATGCACCCGGCGCTCTGCGCCCAGCGCATCGATCTGGGTCCGCAGCCCGGCAGGCACCTTCTCGTTGGTGAACACCACACAGCGCAGCCCGGCCCGCGCCGCATACGCCGCGGCCGCCGCCCCGGCATTGCCGGAGGACGCCGCGACCACGGTGCCGGCACCGGCTGCCACCGCCGCGGCCACCCCGACGGCCATCGCCCGGTCCTTGTGGGAGCCGGTCGGATTCCCACCCTCGTATTTCAGCCACAACTCCCCGGCGGGCGCGCCGTCCTGGGGCGGCTCCGAGCCCGACCGCAGCCGGATGCAGGGGGTGTTGCCCTCTCCCAGCGTGACCGGCGGTCCGGAGACCGGCAGCGCCGTCGGCAGACCCCACGGCCCGCCCGGATACCCGGCGAGGTCCACGCCGGCCAGATCCGCGAGCGGCGGCATCGTGTTGACGCCGATGCCCTCCGCGGCACAGGTCCGGCACCCGGCGAAGCCCTCCGCGGCGCGGGCGCAGCGCAGGCAGTGCAGAGGAGGTCGTGAGGTCACCGTGGCTCCAGGGGTCGGTCGGGCATCGACCCGAAAGGTAACAGGTGAAGCGGGCATTCGACCCCTACGCATTTCGCGGGTCTGGTCGTCCGTCTTGAGCTGACGTACCGTCAACTTCCGCTGTGGGGGCCCGAACCGTGCCACGCCCCGACGACCGCGCGCCCAGGAGGAGACCGTGCCCGACCGCCCCATCGCGCTCGACGAGTACCCGATCCACCAGGTCCCGCTGTCCATGCGGCATGTCGCCACCGGCGACCGCAACGCCTACGACCGGTGCATCTTCCACGTCATGGACCACTCCGGCCGCGCCCTGCTGATCGCCGGCCTCGGTGTCTACCCCAACACCGGTGTCATCGACGCCTATGCCACCCTCCGTCTCGGCGACCGGCTGCACGCCGTACGGGCCTCCGACGCGCTCACCGACGACCGCCTCGCCCTCACCGTCGGCCCGCTCACCCTCACCGTCGAGGAGCCGCTGGCCCGCCTGCGGCTGACCTGCGCCGCGGACCCCGACGACCCGGACGGCCTGGCGTACGACCTGACCTGGACCGCGGCGTTCCCCGCCACCTGGGAGCCGCACCACACCCAGTACCGCGGCGACCGGCTGCTGCTCGAAGGCCGGCGGTTCGTCCAGGCAGGCACCTGCAGCGGCAGCATCCGCGTGGCCGGGCAGGAGCTCGCCGTCACGGCGGGGGAGTGGACCGGCACCCGCGACCGCAGTTGGGGCGTACGCCCGATCGCGGGTGAGGACGGCGGACGGGCGGCCGAGGAGCTGCGGCCCGAGGGCTTCCACTGGATCTGGTGCCCGGTGCGCTTCGATGACCGCTTCGTGATGGTCATCGTCCAGGAGGACGCCGACGGCCACCGCACCCTGAACGGGGCCACCATGGTCCGCGAGGGCGTCCACGACGTCCAACTCGGCTGGCCGCACACGGACATCAGCTACCGCCCCGGCACCCGCCACCCCGAACGCGCCGTCATCCATCTCACCGACCCGGCCCGCAAACCCCTCGACCTCACCGCCGAAATCCTCACCTCCTCGCCTCTCGCCGTGGGCGCCGGCTACCCTCCGGCGAGCGCCGACGACTGGCAGCACGGCACCTGGCGCGGCCGCGGCTGGACCGACCGCCGCAGCTACGACCTCTCCGACCCGGCAGCCCACCCCCTCGCCGCCTACGGAGTCACCGACCACGCCGCCCGTTTCACCCTCGACGGCCGGACCGGCTACGGCATCTTCGAGCACGGCAGCTTCGGCCGGCACGATCCGAGCGGCTTCACCGGCTATGACTCCGTCGCGCAGGAGGCCGGACAGTGAGCACGGCGCCCCGGCCCCGCACCACCACCCGCGACCCCGAAGCGCTGGCCCGCCGGCTCACCGCCTGGCTCGGCACCCGGCTCCCCGGCGCCCGAGCCGTCTCCCCGTCCGTACCGGACTCCAACGGCATGTCCAGCGAGACACTGCTCTTCGACATCGACCACCCCCGGCCGCCGTCCGGGCCGGAGAGCGGTCCCCGCTCCTGCGCACTGCGCCTCGCCGCCGACCCCGCCGCGTACACCGTCTTCCCGCGCTACGACATGGCCCGGCAGTACCGCACCATGCGCCTGGTCGCCGCACACACCGACCTGCCCG
This portion of the Streptomyces sp. 2114.4 genome encodes:
- a CDS encoding pyridoxal-phosphate dependent enzyme, translated to MTSRPPLHCLRCARAAEGFAGCRTCAAEGIGVNTMPPLADLAGVDLAGYPGGPWGLPTALPVSGPPVTLGEGNTPCIRLRSGSEPPQDGAPAGELWLKYEGGNPTGSHKDRAMAVGVAAAVAAGAGTVVAASSGNAGAAAAAYAARAGLRCVVFTNEKVPAGLRTQIDALGAERRVHPGSTAARNAAMAKAVEEHHWYPLTSYSSPSPGGNPYANEGYKSVAYELARDFAGRRIDVVVVPTSRADLLAGVGRGFRELAAAGLIAHEPRLVAAEPSAAAPFTAALRCPDRADQERTRVAARPTVAFSLGEERPCWQGLDALWRTAGTAVALDDEAIGAEHRRLAAQGLILEPSSAVGSAVAREPARTPGTLVVALGTATGLKGLVG